A single region of the Nicotiana sylvestris chromosome 6, ASM39365v2, whole genome shotgun sequence genome encodes:
- the LOC104219991 gene encoding prefoldin subunit 2 produces the protein MAARAEEPINEQAVANIYGSMRAEINQIYSKITELEMEVSEHSLVVNAIQPLDPSRRCYRMIGGVLVERTIKEVLPAVQRNKEGIEEVIARLNEALEKKKKEISDFETKYKIRMRKPDAEVKEESGRKEGSAQGVLVGPAGSNE, from the coding sequence ATGGCTGCCAGAGCTGAAGAACCAATCAATGAGCAAGCAGTTGCTAACATATATGGATCCATGAGGGCTGAGATCAACCAAATTTACTCTAAAATCACGGAACTAGAGATGGAAGTTAGTGAACACTCACTTGTGGTCAATGCTATACAACCACTTGACCCTTCAAGGCGGTGTTATAGGATGATTGGAGGTGTTCTTGTAGAGAGAACTATCAAGGAAGTCCTGCCTGCTGTTCAACGCAATAAGGAGGGAATTGAGGAAGTAATAGCTCGGCTGAATGAAGCtctggagaaaaagaaaaaggaaatatctGACTTTGAAACCAAGTATAAAATTAGAATGAGAAAGCCTGATGCAGAAGTAAAGGAGGAGAGTGGTCGAAAGGAAGGCTCCGCGCAAGGAGTCCTTGTTGGTCCTGCTGGTTCAAATGAGTAG
- the LOC104222114 gene encoding uncharacterized protein has product MPGFTKYLKDLITKKKTTRNEVVNVTHRVRSIIATTTVQKKEDPRTFTIPYTIGLCDFARALCDNGASINLMPLAIYKQAGLGMPRPTMADHSIKRPVEIVDDVLVKVEKFLLPADFVILDCVVDKEIAIILGRPFLATGRALMDSERNEIKFRVNDEEVTFQASKGMKLPHAYESILVIEVVDEVEDAIEEMEEECLGEVLAAILVNFDGEYMEGYMESVNALEGLGSYNYAPKKLPLDLEN; this is encoded by the coding sequence atgccGGGTTTTACTAAGTATTTGAAAGACTTGATCACTAAAAAGAAAACCACCAGgaatgaagtggtgaatgtgactcacCGGGTTCGTTCCATTATTGCAACAACCACCGTCCAAAAGAAAGAGGACCCGAGAACCTTCACCATTCCATACACCATTGGGTTGTGTGACTTTGCACGAGCCCTTTGTGATAATGGGGCTAGCATCAACTTAATGCCTCTTGCTATTTACAAGCAAGCAGGATTAGGTATGCCTAGGCCTACAATGGCCGACCATTCAATAAAAAGACCGGTGGAAAttgttgatgatgttcttgtgaaAGTGGAAAAGTTCCTTCTCCCTGCCGACTTTGTTATCCTCGACTGTGTTGTTGATAAAGAAATCGCTATCATCTTAGGGAGACCATTCCTTGCTACTGGAAGAGCACTCATGGATTCAGAACGAAATGAGATCAAGTTCCGAGTCAATGATGAAGAGGTTACTTTTCAAGCTAGTAAAGGCATGAAATTGCCACATGCATACGAAAGTATATTAGTCATTGAGGTTGTTGATGAGGTAGAGGATGCAATCGAGGAGATGGAAGAGGAATGCCTTGGTGAGGTATTGGCGGCTATTTTGGTAAACTTTGATGGTGAATATATGGAAGGATACATGGAATCGGTGAATGCATTGGAAGGGCTTGGGTCCTACAATTATGCACCAAAGAAACTTCCTCTTGACTTAGAGAATTGA